A genome region from Streptomyces sp. NBC_01296 includes the following:
- a CDS encoding sensor histidine kinase, with protein MRLRTMLVCLAVVPTVAMAAQVTVTAQRLLAQSEHLRTDVEAGERIGVPLVGLMTQLQAERVMTAARWAGTSVAEDDLREKRAATDRAVVEIRRVSGNGSDAAEPSGQGGGHLDEVSARLDQLAAFRKRADAHSGSADQVVDYYTGVIGDIIRAYQYEFSHAEDAELAQESRPAVALYSAGEMVAREDTLLALAGPSKELAATGFSELLDALGTHRYLYDTWIVPYLSPAEEASYDKLTASDAWRTKIRIENAVVSNHQDTASGVKLPADVSGWRAAHDAFAPQLAALNADRSRSVLAHADAKASDLETEVYWLVGGSGGTLLLVTAVVVLTTRSVLRRLNRLHTRTVAIAEETLPHVVARLQRGQAVDAEVLPTVGGHQDEVGRISDAFARVVAVSVDGHRQLAAERHGFGLFASGIASRTGNLVSRQLSLTEELQDAFGHDEALLAQLMRSDQLTVGMRRQIENLLILAGGEIPDPHTEPMRLADLLREAAAEVEDFRRIERHALDEASVQPHVISQISHLLAELLDNATRFSPPRSKVVVRAELAADGLSIEIEDRGPRVAAAGYEEMNRRLHTAPPYSVLAENAHRLGLFVVGHLADQLQARVTLRRSVYGGTAAVVVLPGELLVPTERKGERALVPASGPGPAPDRNPDPATALMPVRGPAPEALAAPALMPVRLRTERALPARSGPRDGARPPLPERVPQTHLTRQLRGPRAPEPDAGQDTATPEEVADAWADYEEGTQKVEAELRQDQP; from the coding sequence GTGCGCCTGCGCACCATGCTGGTCTGCCTGGCCGTCGTCCCGACCGTGGCGATGGCCGCCCAGGTGACCGTGACCGCCCAGCGGTTGCTGGCCCAGTCCGAGCACCTGCGCACCGATGTGGAAGCCGGCGAGCGCATCGGCGTACCGCTGGTCGGGCTCATGACCCAGCTGCAGGCGGAGCGGGTGATGACGGCGGCGCGCTGGGCGGGCACCTCCGTCGCCGAAGACGACCTGCGCGAGAAGCGGGCGGCAACGGACCGTGCGGTGGTGGAGATCCGGCGGGTCTCCGGCAACGGCAGCGACGCTGCGGAGCCTTCAGGGCAGGGCGGCGGGCACCTCGACGAGGTGAGCGCCCGGCTTGACCAGCTGGCCGCGTTCCGTAAGCGCGCGGACGCCCACAGCGGCAGCGCCGACCAGGTGGTCGACTACTACACCGGTGTGATCGGCGACATCATCCGTGCATACCAGTATGAATTCAGCCACGCGGAGGATGCGGAACTCGCCCAGGAGAGCAGGCCCGCCGTCGCGCTGTACTCCGCGGGAGAGATGGTCGCGCGCGAAGACACCCTCCTCGCTCTGGCCGGGCCGTCCAAGGAGCTGGCGGCCACCGGTTTCTCCGAGTTGCTCGATGCTCTCGGCACCCACCGGTACCTCTACGACACCTGGATCGTGCCGTACCTGTCGCCCGCGGAAGAGGCTTCGTACGACAAGCTCACCGCCTCGGACGCCTGGCGCACCAAGATCCGCATCGAGAATGCGGTCGTCAGCAACCACCAGGACACCGCGTCCGGAGTGAAGCTGCCGGCCGATGTCAGCGGCTGGCGTGCCGCCCACGACGCGTTCGCGCCGCAGTTGGCCGCGCTCAACGCGGACCGGTCGCGGAGCGTGCTCGCGCACGCCGATGCGAAGGCCTCCGACCTGGAGACCGAGGTGTACTGGCTGGTCGGGGGCAGCGGCGGCACCCTCCTGCTGGTCACCGCGGTCGTCGTCCTCACCACGCGGTCGGTGCTGCGCAGGCTGAACCGCCTGCACACCCGTACGGTCGCCATCGCAGAGGAGACTCTGCCCCACGTGGTGGCCCGGCTCCAGCGCGGGCAGGCCGTCGACGCCGAGGTGTTGCCGACCGTGGGCGGGCACCAGGACGAGGTCGGGCGGATCAGCGACGCCTTCGCCCGTGTCGTCGCCGTGTCCGTCGACGGACACCGGCAGCTCGCGGCCGAGCGGCACGGGTTCGGCCTGTTCGCCTCGGGCATCGCCTCACGCACCGGAAACCTCGTCAGCCGCCAGCTGAGCCTGACCGAGGAACTCCAAGACGCCTTCGGCCACGACGAGGCGCTCCTGGCCCAGTTGATGCGGTCCGATCAGTTGACGGTGGGAATGCGGCGCCAGATCGAGAACCTCCTCATCCTCGCCGGTGGTGAGATCCCGGACCCGCACACCGAGCCCATGCGCCTGGCCGACCTGCTGCGAGAAGCCGCCGCGGAGGTCGAGGACTTCCGGCGGATCGAACGCCATGCGCTGGACGAGGCGAGCGTGCAGCCGCACGTGATCAGTCAGATCAGCCACCTGCTGGCCGAGCTGCTGGACAATGCGACCCGGTTCTCGCCCCCGCGCTCGAAGGTGGTCGTGCGCGCCGAACTGGCGGCGGACGGGCTGTCGATCGAGATCGAGGACCGCGGACCGCGCGTGGCGGCCGCCGGGTACGAGGAGATGAACCGGCGCCTGCACACGGCGCCGCCGTACTCCGTCCTCGCAGAGAACGCGCACCGGCTGGGCCTGTTCGTGGTGGGCCACCTGGCCGACCAGCTCCAGGCCCGGGTCACGCTGCGGCGCTCGGTGTACGGGGGGACGGCGGCCGTGGTGGTCCTGCCGGGCGAGCTGCTCGTGCCGACCGAACGGAAGGGCGAGCGGGCGCTGGTCCCTGCGTCGGGGCCCGGGCCGGCACCCGACCGGAATCCGGATCCCGCCACCGCACTCATGCCCGTACGGGGCCCCGCCCCCGAGGCCCTGGCGGCCCCCGCCCTCATGCCCGTACGGCTGCGAACCGAGCGGGCGTTGCCCGCTCGCTCCGGACCCCGTGACGGCGCGCGGCCGCCCCTGCCCGAGCGCGTCCCGCAGACCCACCTCACCCGGCAACTCCGCGGGCCCCGCGCCCCGGAGCCGGATGCCGGCCAGGACACGGCGACACCCGAAGAGGTGGCCGACGCCTGGGCGGACTACGAAGAGGGGACCCAGAAAGTGGAAGCAGAGCTCAGACAGGATCAGCCATGA
- a CDS encoding DUF742 domain-containing protein: MPDEPQPRRSLRRTRLYALTDGRTAAAPQTVLTMDTTIVAAVSEDDALSGLPTEWRAVLAMCAPSGGLAVAEIAARMQIRLTPMTLLLGELADRGLIHHRPPLEKAETTNVHLLMKIRDNLARI; this comes from the coding sequence ATGCCGGACGAGCCGCAGCCTCGCCGAAGCCTCCGCCGGACCCGGCTGTACGCGTTGACCGACGGACGTACAGCCGCCGCTCCGCAGACCGTCCTGACCATGGACACCACGATCGTGGCGGCGGTCTCCGAGGACGACGCACTCAGTGGCCTGCCCACCGAATGGCGTGCCGTCCTTGCCATGTGCGCGCCGTCGGGCGGACTGGCGGTCGCCGAGATCGCCGCGCGGATGCAGATCCGCCTCACTCCGATGACGCTTCTCCTCGGCGAACTCGCGGACCGGGGGCTCATCCACCATCGGCCGCCCCTGGAAAAGGCCGAGACCACCAATGTCCACCTGCTCATGAAAATCAGGGACAACCTTGCCCGGATATGA
- a CDS encoding carboxymuconolactone decarboxylase family protein, with translation MRNDLTARTANAVALLKDSPHTLDGFLKLSEIFESTTLDPHSRETVILTVAARNQCHLCVDMHETKLSSLGPAPDPERLEAVRQFTLQVLASSGAVSDEELGRFQGFGYTRQNALEVVLGIGTYTVSTFANRLTRAA, from the coding sequence TTGCGTAACGACCTGACCGCCCGCACCGCCAACGCCGTCGCCCTCCTGAAGGACTCCCCGCACACCCTGGACGGCTTCCTGAAGCTCAGCGAGATCTTCGAATCCACGACACTGGACCCGCACTCCCGCGAGACCGTCATCCTGACCGTCGCCGCCCGCAACCAGTGCCATCTGTGCGTGGACATGCACGAGACGAAGCTCAGCTCGCTGGGCCCGGCTCCGGACCCGGAACGGCTCGAGGCCGTACGGCAGTTCACCCTGCAGGTCCTCGCCTCGTCGGGTGCGGTGAGCGACGAGGAGCTGGGGCGGTTCCAGGGCTTCGGCTACACACGGCAGAACGCCCTGGAGGTGGTCCTGGGCATCGGCACGTACACGGTGTCGACGTTTGCGAACCGGCTCACGCGAGCCGCTTGA
- a CDS encoding glycoside hydrolase family 15 protein, giving the protein MDFGTGSGGVDGARYLPISEHGLIGDLRTAALVGTNGTIDWYCCPRFDAPSVFASILDADKGGSWELAAEVSARTRQFYFPDTNVLITRFYAADGVAEIQDFMPVVDESREASRHRLVRRVICVRGTLPFRTRIAPRFGYGAEAHTVRAQAHEAVFESPSLSLALSATAPLECDGTDVWSHFKLLEGESAVFALDRISGDVRPRACPRVEAEEQFEATVRFWRQWLGRSRYRGRWREMVHRSALALKLLTYVPTGAIVAAPTTSLPERVGGERNWDYRYVWVRDAAFAIYAMLRLGFTTEAEAFMGFLSDRGIMRGVGPTGPLQIMYGIDGRTDLPESELLHLEGHLGSAPVRVGNAATKQLQLDIYGALIDSVYLYDKWGQPISSDHWDEVGAVVDWLCDHWDQPDEGVWETRGGRRNFVYSRLMCWVAIERAIRMANRRGLPADLPRWQQSRDAIYRQIMREGWSAERGAFVQGLGDDVLDASVLMMPMAKFISPTDPKWLSTLDALTTDLVSDSLVYRYDPEASPDGLRGSEGTFSICSFWYVEALTRAGRLEEARLAFEKMLTYANHLGLYAEEIGRSGEQLGNFPQAFTHLSLISAAFNLDRTLG; this is encoded by the coding sequence ATGGATTTCGGGACCGGATCCGGGGGAGTGGACGGCGCACGCTACCTGCCGATTTCCGAGCATGGCCTGATCGGTGATCTTCGCACGGCCGCGCTCGTTGGGACCAACGGAACGATCGACTGGTACTGCTGCCCGCGCTTCGACGCGCCGAGTGTCTTCGCGTCCATCCTCGACGCCGACAAGGGCGGATCGTGGGAGCTGGCCGCCGAGGTGTCGGCGCGTACGCGGCAGTTCTACTTCCCCGACACCAACGTGCTGATCACGCGGTTCTACGCCGCCGACGGGGTGGCGGAGATCCAGGACTTCATGCCGGTCGTCGATGAATCGCGCGAGGCGTCCCGGCACCGGCTGGTCCGGCGGGTGATATGCGTTCGGGGCACGCTCCCCTTCAGGACACGGATAGCCCCTCGCTTCGGCTACGGCGCCGAAGCGCACACCGTACGCGCGCAAGCCCATGAGGCCGTCTTCGAGTCCCCGTCCCTGTCGTTGGCCCTGTCCGCCACCGCGCCGCTCGAGTGTGACGGCACGGACGTGTGGTCGCACTTCAAGCTCCTCGAAGGCGAGTCCGCGGTCTTCGCCCTCGACCGGATCAGCGGTGACGTTCGCCCGCGGGCCTGTCCGCGCGTCGAGGCGGAGGAGCAGTTCGAGGCGACGGTCCGGTTCTGGCGCCAGTGGCTGGGTCGCTCGCGCTACCGCGGCCGGTGGCGGGAGATGGTGCACCGTTCGGCGCTGGCGCTCAAGCTGCTCACCTATGTGCCGACCGGTGCGATCGTGGCCGCGCCGACGACCAGCCTGCCCGAGCGGGTCGGCGGTGAGCGCAACTGGGACTACCGGTACGTGTGGGTCCGCGACGCCGCCTTCGCCATCTATGCCATGCTCCGCCTGGGCTTCACGACGGAGGCCGAGGCATTCATGGGCTTCCTGTCCGACCGGGGCATCATGCGGGGCGTAGGCCCCACCGGTCCGCTGCAGATCATGTACGGCATCGACGGGCGCACCGACCTGCCCGAATCCGAGCTCCTTCACCTCGAAGGGCACCTGGGCTCCGCTCCGGTGCGGGTCGGGAACGCCGCCACCAAACAGCTCCAGCTGGACATCTACGGCGCGCTGATCGATTCGGTCTACCTGTACGACAAGTGGGGCCAGCCCATCAGCAGTGATCACTGGGACGAGGTCGGCGCAGTGGTGGACTGGCTCTGCGACCACTGGGACCAGCCGGACGAGGGCGTCTGGGAGACCCGGGGCGGCCGGAGGAACTTCGTCTACTCGCGGCTGATGTGCTGGGTGGCGATCGAACGGGCCATCCGGATGGCCAACCGCCGCGGCCTGCCGGCCGACCTTCCCCGCTGGCAGCAGAGCCGGGACGCGATCTACCGGCAGATCATGCGGGAGGGCTGGTCGGCCGAGCGCGGAGCGTTCGTCCAGGGGCTGGGGGACGACGTACTCGATGCCTCGGTGCTGATGATGCCGATGGCCAAGTTCATCTCGCCCACCGACCCGAAGTGGCTCTCGACCCTGGATGCGCTCACCACGGATCTGGTATCCGACTCGCTGGTCTACCGCTACGACCCCGAGGCCAGCCCGGACGGCCTGCGGGGCTCCGAGGGCACGTTCTCGATCTGCTCCTTCTGGTACGTCGAGGCGCTCACGCGCGCCGGACGCCTGGAAGAGGCCCGGCTGGCCTTCGAGAAGATGCTCACCTACGCCAACCACCTCGGCCTCTACGCCGAGGAGATCGGCCGCAGCGGAGAACAACTCGGCAACTTCCCCCAGGCGTTCACGCACCTCTCGCTGATCAGTGCCGCCTTCAATCTCGACCGCACCCTCGGCTGA
- a CDS encoding roadblock/LC7 domain-containing protein, giving the protein MTTTANDMIYSVLDNNLSRIAGIQGAVLLSNDGIKLSAYLLERDQAERIAAASSGIAATMKAISREVGGGGVIRQLVEMNDRYLCIVGCGEGSTLIVVTSRKARLGELGGEAVRTAQALGEWLGTPERTPLPTSTPTSTS; this is encoded by the coding sequence ATGACCACGACAGCCAACGACATGATCTACAGCGTCCTGGACAACAACCTGAGCAGGATCGCCGGCATCCAGGGAGCCGTGCTCCTGTCCAACGACGGGATCAAGCTCAGCGCCTACCTGCTCGAGCGGGACCAGGCGGAGCGCATCGCGGCCGCGTCCTCCGGGATCGCCGCCACGATGAAGGCGATATCGAGGGAGGTCGGCGGCGGCGGGGTCATCCGCCAGCTGGTGGAGATGAACGACCGGTATCTCTGCATCGTCGGGTGCGGGGAGGGCAGCACGCTCATCGTGGTGACCTCCCGCAAGGCACGGCTCGGGGAGCTGGGAGGCGAGGCGGTCCGCACTGCCCAGGCGCTCGGCGAGTGGCTGGGCACCCCCGAGCGCACCCCGCTGCCGACGTCGACACCGACGTCGACGTCGTAA
- a CDS encoding NB-ARC domain-containing protein: protein MSNGGFAARLYALRTGARLSQEELAQAAGVSVRALSDMERGRSLGPQRRTVQALATALCLDTAAAGELEHAAALGRPRSRRAAGPAGPAGPSADRSRTPAAPHHILELPRDLSDFTARGPVLDRLRTLVEDLDPAHPPVAVVCGQPGLGKTAFAVHAAHSLAPHFADGQYALDLRGMDPRPTPPRDALARLLRALGTPDSAIPTTTDDRSGLLRSLLRDRRVLLLLDNAADEDQVRPLLPGHSPTLTLITSRNTLAGLESVHRPELALLRREEAVELLTRVIGPHRVQQESQAARDLADLCGHLPLAVRIAAQRLASRPGEHLAKLVAQLAEHTTRLDILQAGSLQVRAAFALSYRQLSGPTRALFRRASLAAGPDFSPQSAALLTGLPLRQAARCTQELTEAGLLQPHPTADRYRFHDLLHLFATEQLAEEDEPAHLTTAQSRADLWTLRRATAAARLFDTEPHPGATPDADPDPDPATAPADHDQARTWLEAERAQWLAALGRAHADGLHQQVIDTAEAMHWFSDRTLHWELWAQVFQWAVDSARALGSKRDEAIHLNYLAWAYNMCLYDHAAALTTAQTALAAARECGDQLQVGWALGYAAGALHRLGRTEESITRLREAADHLGKQTGAQSRLAELTALNTLGQHLRQAGRAREGLTIHRRSEAICRAGVPGKPQELIGLYLAVTRQHIGNDYAALHRWNDAEGPLRYALTRFEAAQMPAWSAPARLDLGIVLRHLARHQEALETLTAAHEALVGLNNPRQMEAADELHRLDSAVDVVGHSTS, encoded by the coding sequence ATGAGCAACGGGGGGTTCGCCGCGCGCCTGTATGCCCTGCGGACGGGCGCAAGGCTCAGCCAGGAGGAGCTGGCACAGGCCGCGGGGGTGAGCGTGCGGGCCCTGTCGGACATGGAACGCGGGCGCTCCCTGGGCCCACAGCGACGCACCGTCCAGGCCCTGGCCACCGCCCTGTGCCTGGACACCGCCGCCGCCGGGGAACTCGAACACGCCGCCGCCCTGGGCCGTCCCCGCTCTCGCCGCGCAGCCGGTCCCGCCGGGCCCGCCGGCCCGTCGGCCGACCGCTCCAGGACACCGGCCGCCCCGCACCACATACTCGAATTGCCGCGCGATCTCAGCGACTTCACCGCCCGCGGCCCCGTCCTGGACCGGCTGCGCACCCTGGTCGAAGACCTCGACCCCGCCCACCCGCCCGTCGCGGTGGTTTGCGGACAGCCCGGCCTGGGCAAGACCGCCTTCGCCGTCCACGCCGCCCACTCCCTCGCCCCCCACTTCGCGGACGGCCAGTACGCCCTCGACCTGCGCGGCATGGACCCCCGGCCCACCCCGCCGCGTGACGCACTCGCCCGGCTCCTGCGCGCCCTCGGCACCCCCGATAGCGCCATCCCCACCACCACGGACGACCGCAGCGGCCTGCTGCGCTCCCTTTTGCGCGACCGCCGGGTCCTCCTCCTCCTGGACAACGCCGCCGACGAGGACCAAGTCCGCCCCCTGCTGCCCGGCCACAGCCCCACGCTCACCCTCATCACCAGCCGCAACACCCTGGCCGGCCTCGAATCCGTCCACCGCCCCGAACTCGCGCTGCTGCGCCGCGAGGAAGCAGTCGAGCTCCTCACCCGCGTCATCGGACCGCACCGGGTCCAGCAGGAGAGCCAGGCCGCCCGCGACCTGGCGGACCTGTGCGGGCACCTCCCCCTGGCCGTCCGTATCGCCGCACAACGCCTGGCCTCCCGCCCCGGCGAACACCTCGCCAAACTCGTAGCCCAGCTCGCCGAACACACGACGCGCCTGGACATCCTGCAAGCCGGCTCACTGCAGGTCCGGGCCGCCTTCGCCCTGTCCTACCGGCAGCTGTCCGGGCCCACGCGCGCTCTCTTCCGCCGGGCCTCGCTCGCTGCCGGCCCCGACTTCAGCCCCCAGAGCGCCGCACTGCTGACCGGCCTGCCGCTGCGACAGGCAGCCAGGTGCACACAGGAACTCACCGAAGCAGGACTGCTTCAGCCCCACCCCACCGCCGACCGCTACCGCTTCCACGACCTCCTCCACCTCTTCGCCACGGAACAACTGGCCGAAGAGGACGAGCCTGCGCACCTCACCACGGCCCAGAGCCGGGCCGACCTGTGGACACTGCGCCGGGCCACCGCCGCCGCGCGGCTCTTCGACACCGAACCCCACCCCGGCGCCACCCCCGACGCCGACCCCGACCCCGACCCCGCCACCGCGCCCGCCGACCACGACCAGGCACGAACCTGGCTGGAGGCCGAGCGGGCCCAGTGGCTCGCGGCCTTGGGCCGTGCCCACGCCGACGGCCTGCACCAGCAGGTCATCGACACCGCCGAGGCGATGCACTGGTTCTCCGACCGCACCCTGCACTGGGAACTGTGGGCGCAGGTCTTCCAGTGGGCCGTCGACTCCGCCCGCGCCCTGGGCAGCAAACGCGACGAGGCCATCCACCTCAACTACCTGGCCTGGGCCTACAACATGTGCCTCTACGACCACGCCGCCGCCCTGACCACCGCACAGACCGCCCTGGCCGCGGCCCGCGAATGCGGCGACCAGCTCCAGGTCGGTTGGGCCCTGGGCTACGCGGCCGGAGCACTTCACCGGCTCGGACGGACCGAAGAGTCCATCACCCGACTCCGAGAAGCAGCGGACCACCTCGGCAAGCAGACCGGCGCACAAAGCCGCCTCGCCGAACTGACAGCCCTCAATACCCTCGGCCAGCACCTGCGCCAGGCCGGCCGCGCCCGGGAAGGCCTGACCATCCACCGACGCAGCGAAGCCATCTGCCGCGCCGGCGTCCCGGGAAAACCACAAGAACTGATCGGCCTCTACCTGGCAGTCACCCGCCAGCACATCGGCAACGACTACGCGGCCCTCCACCGATGGAACGACGCAGAAGGCCCCCTGCGCTATGCGCTCACCCGCTTCGAAGCGGCCCAGATGCCTGCTTGGAGCGCACCGGCACGCCTCGACCTCGGCATCGTCCTGCGCCACCTGGCCCGGCACCAAGAGGCCCTCGAAACCCTGACCGCGGCCCACGAGGCCCTGGTCGGGCTGAACAACCCCCGCCAGATGGAAGCAGCCGACGAACTTCACCGACTCGACTCAGCGGTTGACGTTGTTGGTCACTCGACAAGCTGA
- a CDS encoding SMI1/KNR4 family protein has translation MTNALARLLEIAPAPSRPRHKDWGEVERALAVELPDDYKELIGVYGGSHWDDYLYVLEPHCPNEHYDLLEWATYQFEDLEGLWEFEKKPAELDTEGSRVIPWATTDNGECLYWLVLPGLDPNEWTVMVNEARGPRWEHHSVSCTQFLASSLDGELQSNILSSLFPRATHEFSRLDEV, from the coding sequence GTGACCAACGCCCTTGCCCGTCTTCTCGAAATCGCCCCGGCGCCGAGCCGGCCCCGCCACAAGGATTGGGGCGAGGTCGAACGCGCCCTCGCGGTCGAGCTCCCCGACGACTACAAAGAGCTCATCGGCGTCTACGGAGGAAGCCACTGGGACGACTACCTCTACGTCCTGGAGCCCCACTGCCCCAACGAACACTACGACCTCCTCGAGTGGGCCACGTACCAGTTCGAAGACCTGGAAGGCCTGTGGGAGTTCGAGAAGAAGCCGGCAGAACTGGACACCGAGGGATCCCGGGTCATCCCATGGGCGACCACGGACAACGGCGAATGCCTGTATTGGCTGGTGCTTCCGGGCCTTGACCCGAACGAATGGACCGTCATGGTGAACGAGGCGCGCGGCCCCCGATGGGAACATCACTCCGTATCGTGCACGCAGTTCCTCGCGTCTTCCCTCGATGGAGAGCTGCAGTCGAACATCCTCTCGTCATTGTTCCCCCGTGCCACCCATGAATTCAGCCGCCTCGATGAGGTGTGA
- a CDS encoding MarR family winged helix-turn-helix transcriptional regulator, producing MVDYADKGNVNQVVDDGKRYEPGYELPLLLFAGFRTLIDRLHTRLATEGHPGLRPAYGFAMQAIGTQGATASDIGRRLGVSKQAAGKTVDRLLAVGYAERTDDPADARRKLVRLTERGYDALARSAAIFDELRAEWAATLGADRVRDMEAALRTVVPAETAYRLDATSWLGGS from the coding sequence ATGGTTGACTACGCCGACAAGGGGAACGTAAACCAGGTTGTCGATGATGGCAAGAGGTATGAACCGGGATACGAGCTGCCGCTCCTCCTCTTCGCCGGCTTTCGCACCCTGATCGACCGCCTCCACACCCGCCTCGCGACCGAGGGCCACCCCGGCCTGCGGCCCGCGTACGGCTTCGCCATGCAGGCCATCGGCACGCAAGGGGCGACCGCCAGCGACATCGGACGCCGGCTCGGCGTCTCGAAACAGGCCGCGGGCAAAACCGTGGACCGCCTCCTCGCCGTCGGCTACGCGGAACGGACCGACGACCCCGCCGACGCCCGCCGCAAGCTCGTCCGCCTCACCGAGCGCGGCTACGACGCACTGGCTCGCTCAGCCGCGATCTTCGACGAGCTGCGGGCAGAGTGGGCCGCGACCCTGGGCGCAGATCGCGTACGGGACATGGAGGCCGCGCTGCGGACCGTCGTACCGGCGGAGACGGCGTACCGGCTGGACGCCACGAGCTGGCTCGGCGGGTCGTGA
- a CDS encoding MerR family transcriptional regulator, with translation MDWPISEVARMSGVTARTLRHYDETGLLPPARIGANGHRYYEERQLLLLQQILVLRALGVGLPEIGRILSEQVDEVDALSVHHRRLLEERDRLDALAGTVSRTIAELEQSRKDGNPMAINRPENLFEGVQPSQYAENMRDFPELAEAVGRRAAEMSQADADDGHRDRTAQMIRLAELMAGGHAADAEPVQAEIDAQYRALMQLRAVSAEEYRAIGRSCVDNDVWRTAYEAIAPGLAAYQRDAIEVYATTRLS, from the coding sequence ATGGACTGGCCGATCTCGGAGGTGGCCCGGATGTCGGGCGTGACCGCCCGGACACTGCGCCACTACGACGAGACCGGCCTGCTGCCGCCGGCCCGGATCGGCGCCAATGGGCACCGCTATTACGAGGAGCGCCAGCTTCTGCTGCTGCAGCAGATCCTCGTGTTGCGGGCGCTGGGCGTCGGGCTGCCGGAGATCGGCCGGATCCTGTCCGAGCAGGTCGACGAGGTGGACGCCCTGAGTGTCCACCACCGGCGCCTGCTCGAGGAGCGGGACCGGCTCGACGCCCTGGCCGGCACCGTCTCCCGCACCATCGCCGAACTGGAGCAGTCCAGGAAGGACGGCAACCCCATGGCCATCAACCGACCGGAGAACCTGTTCGAGGGCGTCCAGCCCTCCCAGTACGCGGAGAACATGCGCGACTTCCCCGAACTCGCCGAGGCGGTCGGTCGGCGCGCTGCGGAGATGAGTCAGGCAGACGCCGACGACGGGCACCGTGACCGCACCGCGCAGATGATCCGCCTGGCCGAACTCATGGCTGGGGGTCACGCGGCCGACGCCGAGCCGGTGCAGGCCGAGATCGACGCCCAGTACCGTGCACTGATGCAGCTGCGTGCCGTCTCCGCCGAGGAGTACCGGGCCATCGGACGTTCCTGCGTGGACAACGACGTCTGGCGCACCGCGTACGAGGCGATCGCCCCGGGTCTGGCCGCGTACCAGCGCGATGCCATCGAGGTCTATGCCACCACCCGGCTGAGCTGA
- a CDS encoding GTP-binding protein: MPGYDTSDAPAPEASPVKILIAGGFGVGKTTLVEAVSEIEPLRTEERLTSAGVGVDDLDGIESKTLTTVAMDFGRITLADAGVVLYLFGTPGQERFWFMWDDLLNGALGALVLVDTRCLDRGFPAIDFFESRGLPFIVGANCFHGEQPYTAEEIAAALHLRDPATPVRLLDARSRTDARDALLTLLDVVIAEARTAASA; this comes from the coding sequence TTGCCCGGATATGACACCTCCGATGCTCCGGCCCCGGAGGCATCCCCCGTCAAGATCCTCATTGCCGGTGGATTCGGGGTCGGCAAGACGACTCTGGTCGAGGCGGTCTCCGAGATCGAGCCGCTGCGTACGGAGGAGCGGCTCACGAGCGCGGGCGTCGGTGTCGACGACCTTGACGGCATCGAGTCCAAGACGTTGACCACCGTCGCAATGGACTTCGGCCGGATCACCCTCGCCGACGCCGGAGTCGTCCTCTACCTGTTCGGCACACCCGGCCAGGAGCGGTTCTGGTTCATGTGGGACGACCTGCTGAACGGGGCCCTGGGGGCACTCGTACTCGTCGACACGCGGTGCCTGGACCGCGGCTTCCCGGCCATCGACTTCTTCGAGAGCCGGGGGCTGCCGTTCATCGTCGGCGCGAACTGCTTCCACGGCGAGCAGCCGTACACCGCCGAGGAGATCGCCGCTGCACTGCACCTGCGCGACCCGGCCACGCCCGTTCGCCTGCTCGACGCCCGCTCCCGTACGGACGCCCGCGACGCCCTGCTGACCCTGCTCGACGTGGTCATCGCCGAGGCGCGGACCGCGGCGAGCGCCTGA